Within Amedibacterium intestinale, the genomic segment TTAAATGAAACTGTTCCAATGGTATATATAAGGAAGCATCTCCCTTATAGACTACATGCAAATAATCTTTATGCATACCATCATTGTTTCGTGTTACGATACCTAAATATTTTCCTACACCATGCTGATTATGTACAACATAATCTCCTACACTTAATTCTTCATAATTATGTAATACTTCCGCTTCTTTAAACTTATTCGCAAAACGAGAAGTCTTTTGTGTTTTATGGAAAAGTTCTTTGCTGGTATAAACTGCGATATTTTCATTTACACAAGTAAAACCTTCCACCATAGCATGTTGAAGAAGTGAAATCCCTTCTTCCAGTACATCCTCTTCTTCCACAAGATGATAACTTACATTCTCTTCCTGTAAAATACGTTTTATTTGCACAATTTCTTTTTCATCAAGACACAATAAAACACGTCTATTTTTCGCCTGTGACAAAACTTCCTGCATCGTTCTTTCTAAGTTCACATCGCCTAACGACATGGATAGAATATTGGAAGATACCGGTTTTTTATAATCTACAAACATACCAAATTCCAATACTTCATGTCCCTGCAGTACATGATTCATATCTTCAAATACAGAGAATTTACATAAAGCTCTTCCCTCTTCAAACAGCTCCTGTAAATAAGAAACTGTTTCTTCCTGTATATGTTTGATGGATTCTTTTACTTCTTCCTTACTGGAAACAAGAATCCAGGCATCCTTTCGATAATCACAAAGCGTGCTTTTATCTTGCTGGAAAGCATAATAGCGATACAGCTTACCTTCCACTTCTCTTCGCTGCAGCATATCAAGATCTTCTAAAATCGTATCATATAAAGTTTCTTGCATATCTTCTGGTAAATGTTTTTTCTGTTTTTCAAATTCATTGATTGCATTTTGTCGAATTTCTTCCAGTTGTTTTTCTTCAAACAAAAAGGTGCTGGCAGGTAAAATCTTTATTTCCTGTATGACTTCTATTGTTCTTTGTGTAGAAATATCAAAAAAACGAATACTATCAATAATATTATCAAAAAACTCAATACGAATCGGGTGCTCATAATTCATTGAAAAGACATCAATAATCCCCCCGCGTGCTGCATAGCATAAAGGCTGATCCACACGATTCACATGGGTATAACCTGCTTCCTGCAACAACCGTTTCAAGTCATCATATGCAATCTCTTCATCTTGTTTCAAAGATAAGGTATGCTTTTCAAATTGTTCTTTTGATGGCTGAAAACGAATGGCACCAGCCGTGTTCATAACGCAGATATAAGGGCGATCCTCCAATAGTTTGCCCATTACTTCCATCTGGTTTGCTCTTGTCTCAGGAGAAGAGGCAACAGCTTCCACACGCAAAGATTCTTCCATCGTAAATAACAGCACATCTTCTTTTAATAAAGCAGATAAACGATCGTATAATTTCTGTGCAGAATATGCATTGTTTTTCACAATAAACATACTCTGCGGCTGCATACGATATGCACTGGCAATTAACAATGCTTCTTCACTTAAAGAAAGATTTCCTAATACACTTTCTTTTTTTAGAATACTTTTGACACCGGCATTTTCTGCCAGTTCTCTTAAAAGAATATCCACAATATCACCCTACTTTTTATTATATCGGCTCATGGTATCAATAAACGTATGCGTTAAAGAAAAAATAGCCGCATCTCTTGCCTGTTCCACTGCCTTTTTAAAATCTTCCTGTTCTTCTTTGCGTATTTTTCCCAGCACCCAGTTTACTACCGGTACTCGTGCATCTTTTCCAATCCCTACACGAATACGATTAAATTCCTGTGTATGCAAATGGGCAATGATATTTTTCATTCCATTCTGTCCACCAGCACTTCCTTTTTCACGAAGACGAATCTTTCCAACCGGCATATCCATATCATCATAAATTACCAGAATATCTTTTGCCTGTAAACGATAAAACTTCATAGCTTCCACCACTGCTTCCCCAGATAAATTCATATACGTCTGCGGCTTCATCAACAACACCTGTTCTCCATCAATACGTGTCAGTGCAATCAGTGCTTTAAACTTTTTCTGTGTAACTTCTACATGGCAATACTCTGCGATTGCATCAAGCACACTGAAGCCCGCATTATGTCTTGTATTTTCATATTCTTTACCCGGATTTCCTAAACCAACGATCAGTTTCATATATTCACCTCATACCACGACAAAATCTCATACATAAAGTGTATGAGATCGTGTTTCTTTCTTTGTGGATACATTATACAACGAGACATATGGTTATGCAAATCAAATTATTTCTATCATACTCCATCTACAATCACCTAATTCTTTTCATCAATTATCACCAAGTCCAAATCCTTTTTTCATACTCTTTAATAAGATTTGCAACTCATATTCTAAATTGAACTCCTCGTTTTGATTTCCCATAATAACATCAAAATTACAATACACTATATCATTTCACTTATTAACACAGGAGTGAATAATAGCCATACTGTTTCAGAACCTAATTCATCATATAAAAAGGACATCCCTAAAACAAACTGTCTAAGAATGCCCTGTTCTACATAAAATTTTATTAACTTATTCTTTATGTGCAAATAAATCCAAAATATCTGCTTTGGACATTGTAGAAAGAGAACCATCGTTTCCTTCCACAAAATTATCCGCAAGATCTTTTTTCTGCTGTTGCAGCTTTTCAATCTTTTCCTCAATAGAATCTTTCATAATCATACGATACACCTGCACATTTGCATTTTGTCCAATACGATGTGCACGATCGGTTGCCTGATTTTGTGCTGATACATTCCACCATGGGTCAATGTGAATAACTGCTTCTGCTGCCGTAAGGTTCAAACCAGTTCCCCCTGCCTTTAAAGAAATCAAGAATATTGGTGTATCATCCTTTTGGAATGCCTCTACCATTTCTCTTCGTTTTTCCTTGTTTGTACTTCCTGTTAGCATATAATAAGGAAGCTTCTGCTTATCTAACTCCTGTGCAAGTAGATCCATTAAGGAAGTAAAGGAAGAAAAAATCAATATTTTCTTATTATTTTCATGAAGTGTATTTACCAAATCTATACAAGCCTGTAGTTTACTGGAAGGAGTTGTAATGCCTTCAAAAACTAATCGCGGATCGCAGCAAATCTGACGAAGCCTTGTCAGCATCGCTAAGATTTCAATTTTTCCAATACTGTTTTGATCTAGTTTCTGTTTTAACTCTTTATTTACCTGCATAGCATTCGCAAAATACAGTTTCTTTTCTTCTTCGCTAAAATCAATCAAATACTGATGATCCACTTTATCAGGAAGTTCTGTTAATACATCCTTTTTCGTTCTTCGTAAAATAAATGGAGATACCAGTCGTTTCAATGTCTTATTTGCCTTTTCATCCTGCTTGGATACAATTGGTATTTCATAATGTTTTCTAAAGTGTGCATAACTAAATAAATAACCTGGCATTAAGAAATCAAAAATGCTCCAAAGTTCCGACAATGCATTTTCAATCGGTGTTCCACTTAACGCAAAACGATGCGCCGCCTGCAGCTGTTTCACACATTCTGCATTTTTTGTTTTCTGATTTTTAATATTCTGTGCTTCATCTAGTATAACCGTATCAAACATTATATCTTTATACTCTTCAATATCATTACGTAAATAATCATAAGAAGTAATATAGACATCAACATGTTCTTTATGAATCAAATTCTTTCGATTTGTTTTATTTCCAGTAATGATACAGCTAGACAGTGTTTTAGAAAACTTTTGAATTTCATCCTGCCAATTGTAAATCAAAGATGCGGGTGCTACTACAAGGAATTGTTTTCCCTCATCCTTTACACTATCTAACATACAAATTACCTGCAAGGTTTTCCCTAGCCCCATCTCATCTGCCAAAATCCCATTGAATTTATACTGGTACATGGTCAACAGCCATTTCACACCGATTTTTTGATAATCACGAAGAATATCCATATAATCTTCATTTACCGTATAACGAATTTTATTGTTTTGGAAATTTTCAATATATTGTTTCAATGCCTCATCACGATTGATTTTTAAACTGCTGTTTTCTTTTAAACGCTCATCTAAGGAAAGGGAATGAAAAGCATCCAGTTTTAAAGTCCCATTCTTAATATTTTTCTCTGATAAATCATAATCTTCCAAAAGACTTTCAATATCTTCTAACTGTTCACTCTCTAAATGCAAAATCTGTCCTGATTTTAAACGTGTATAACGTTTTTTCTTTTTCATGGCTTTTAAAATGGCACCAATTTCTTTCATATCAAAATCTTCGGTATGAAAACTGATTTCCAGCAAATTATTATTTAAATGTACTCCTGTTGTAATTGTATAATTGGTTTTTTTACCAATTTTCTTTAATGCGTCACTAACATAAACATCACAGATTTTTTGTAATGCCGGCACATTGTTTTGTAGAAAAGATAATGTATCATCTTCATCGATATTCATAAAGAATGCATTTTCTTCCTTATCTTTATAAACACTTTTTTCATCTAATACCGATAATAATATTTCTATATTTGCGTTTGTTTCATAATTCTGATTTGTTAGTAACGCTACTTTTTGTTCCTGTTCATCATATGCTACTGGTTTGAAAGATATTGTATCTGCATCATATACATCTCCATATAATTCCGGCTTATGTACAATACAGTTTTCTGTTTTTATCTGTGGAAGAAGATCTTCTCCTTCTACAATATTTAAATTGGCTTGTATATGACGGAATATTTTATCATAAAATTCAGGATAATCATCAAGTGAAACAAATAAACGTTCTTGTGTCTGTATGATAAACAATTCTAAAAGTTCAAAAAATGATGTATGAAAACGGACCAGTTCTCCATCTTTAAACTTATAAAAATAGTTTTCTCCTCCTATGATAAACTCTGTATTTCTTGTCTCAAAACAAAGCAAATCTTCTTCCTTTGTTACACCAACACAAAATTTCATTTCTTCCGCTGGTTTTTTTGGATACATGATATCGTAAAATGTATCCGTCATTTCATAAGAATTTAATGGATACAAATAACGTCCAGATAAAAATTCTCTATCCATCATGATACATTTCTCCATAAAGTGAATAATTTTTTTAGAATGCTCATCAAATTTTTCAATATCATGTACAAAGGCTAAGTTTTTACCATATTTTACATATTGTTTTCGTTCTACTGCCTGAACAAAATTTGGAATATCTTTAATTACATATTTCTTCTCACATCCAACTTTAAATCCTACACGAAA encodes:
- the pth gene encoding aminoacyl-tRNA hydrolase yields the protein MKLIVGLGNPGKEYENTRHNAGFSVLDAIAEYCHVEVTQKKFKALIALTRIDGEQVLLMKPQTYMNLSGEAVVEAMKFYRLQAKDILVIYDDMDMPVGKIRLREKGSAGGQNGMKNIIAHLHTQEFNRIRVGIGKDARVPVVNWVLGKIRKEEQEDFKKAVEQARDAAIFSLTHTFIDTMSRYNKK
- a CDS encoding DEAD/DEAH box helicase; its protein translation is MKFKLLKSFNITTKTDRRDLQKILNDIQVIKLEISDEGWDSYHIDAVCKQGDAFYDVSLRVEYNRVEHYYSECNCKEFNPYSLRKYCPHILAVCDFLEGKEAVDYTWEDVYEMEGYLAYKRKKELELFRMQSKHALDKLYKKKQQVHEKTINSCLDTKIYSIEINKEGSGFQDFRVGFKVGCEKKYVIKDIPNFVQAVERKQYVKYGKNLAFVHDIEKFDEHSKKIIHFMEKCIMMDREFLSGRYLYPLNSYEMTDTFYDIMYPKKPAEEMKFCVGVTKEEDLLCFETRNTEFIIGGENYFYKFKDGELVRFHTSFFELLELFIIQTQERLFVSLDDYPEFYDKIFRHIQANLNIVEGEDLLPQIKTENCIVHKPELYGDVYDADTISFKPVAYDEQEQKVALLTNQNYETNANIEILLSVLDEKSVYKDKEENAFFMNIDEDDTLSFLQNNVPALQKICDVYVSDALKKIGKKTNYTITTGVHLNNNLLEISFHTEDFDMKEIGAILKAMKKKKRYTRLKSGQILHLESEQLEDIESLLEDYDLSEKNIKNGTLKLDAFHSLSLDERLKENSSLKINRDEALKQYIENFQNNKIRYTVNEDYMDILRDYQKIGVKWLLTMYQYKFNGILADEMGLGKTLQVICMLDSVKDEGKQFLVVAPASLIYNWQDEIQKFSKTLSSCIITGNKTNRKNLIHKEHVDVYITSYDYLRNDIEEYKDIMFDTVILDEAQNIKNQKTKNAECVKQLQAAHRFALSGTPIENALSELWSIFDFLMPGYLFSYAHFRKHYEIPIVSKQDEKANKTLKRLVSPFILRRTKKDVLTELPDKVDHQYLIDFSEEEKKLYFANAMQVNKELKQKLDQNSIGKIEILAMLTRLRQICCDPRLVFEGITTPSSKLQACIDLVNTLHENNKKILIFSSFTSLMDLLAQELDKQKLPYYMLTGSTNKEKRREMVEAFQKDDTPIFLISLKAGGTGLNLTAAEAVIHIDPWWNVSAQNQATDRAHRIGQNANVQVYRMIMKDSIEEKIEKLQQQKKDLADNFVEGNDGSLSTMSKADILDLFAHKE